The window GCAGCCTACCCATGCTGGTCCGGTGGGACCAGCACGGATGACCGAGCGATCAGGTGGCCGTCGGCGCCTGACGCCACGCCGTGACGCGCTTGGCGATCGTGGGCAGGAGTGCGAAGGCGGCCAGGGCCAGCAGCGGCAGCAGCACCGAGGGCTGGAGGACGATGCCCATGTTCGGGGTGCCGCCCGCGTCGAGGATGGTGCCCACCCCGTTGCCCAGGCTGGCGTAGACGACCGTCCCCGGCAGGATGCCCAGCGCCGTCGCCGTGACGTAGGTGCGCAGCTTCACGCCCAGCAGCGCCGGGGCGAGGTTGAGCAGCCAGAACGGCACCAGCGGGATCAGCCGCATCGCCAGCAGATAGCTGAAGGCGTCGCGGCGCAGGCCGTCGCGGATGCGGGTCATGCGCGCGCCGCTGACCTTGTCCGCCAGATCGCCCAGGCCGGCGCGCGCGGCCAGGAAGAGCCCCGTGGCGCCGATCGTCGCGCCGACGGCGGCGAAGGCGCCGCCCAGCCAGGTGCCGAAGAGAAAGCCGCCCAGAATGGTGAGCACGGCGCCGCCCGGCACCGACAGCGCCGTGGCCCCGGCGTAGGCCAGGATGTAGGCGCCGATGATGAGCACGGGGTTGCGGTCCGCGAGCG is drawn from Limimonas halophila and contains these coding sequences:
- a CDS encoding TVP38/TMEM64 family protein — translated: MPRSFLRRALPLAAIALAMAGVYASGLYQYLSFDALAAHRDTLTALADRNPVLIIGAYILAYAGATALSVPGGAVLTILGGFLFGTWLGGAFAAVGATIGATGLFLAARAGLGDLADKVSGARMTRIRDGLRRDAFSYLLAMRLIPLVPFWLLNLAPALLGVKLRTYVTATALGILPGTVVYASLGNGVGTILDAGGTPNMGIVLQPSVLLPLLALAAFALLPTIAKRVTAWRQAPTAT